A region of Deltaproteobacteria bacterium DNA encodes the following proteins:
- a CDS encoding class I SAM-dependent methyltransferase: MQRLMMEDIKEKYDYEPFADTEDYREVNGDIIKSWVDIMRRKGVDSIDAILDIATGAGTMVQLVFDQLPKNWKDAAVLCLDQSSEALKLAQSKLENTVAKLKFVHSSVEDMNIPDESIDVAVWGNGIHYLSAKAQLDSIKRIKRALKPGGLFFFNTAFYEEARPADTLPFYRTQVKNAVKYLRDRGINRERDDSRTEASKFLPRAYYEQLVEEAGFKLVEAKEFAVDMRREAWEYISSFQQYAAGALRGYPVDEAVTAMKEAVQPALEQHGDTNRNGELYITRKWLAISTEA, from the coding sequence ATGCAGAGGTTAATGATGGAAGATATTAAAGAAAAATACGACTATGAGCCGTTTGCCGATACCGAGGATTACAGGGAGGTTAACGGAGATATTATAAAAAGCTGGGTTGACATTATGCGCCGGAAAGGAGTGGATAGTATCGACGCTATACTGGATATAGCTACGGGCGCGGGCACTATGGTGCAGCTTGTTTTCGACCAGCTGCCCAAGAACTGGAAAGACGCCGCCGTGCTTTGCCTCGATCAGTCAAGCGAGGCTTTGAAGCTCGCTCAATCCAAGTTAGAGAATACTGTCGCGAAATTGAAGTTCGTGCATTCCTCGGTAGAGGATATGAATATCCCCGATGAAAGCATAGACGTCGCAGTCTGGGGAAACGGCATACACTATTTATCTGCAAAAGCGCAGCTCGACAGCATAAAGAGAATCAAAAGAGCGCTTAAACCGGGAGGGTTGTTCTTCTTCAATACGGCCTTTTATGAGGAGGCGAGACCTGCGGATACACTGCCCTTTTATCGCACTCAGGTCAAGAATGCCGTTAAATATTTGCGTGACCGCGGCATAAACAGAGAGAGAGACGACTCCAGAACGGAGGCTTCCAAATTCCTCCCCCGGGCCTACTATGAGCAATTGGTTGAGGAGGCGGGCTTCAAGCTGGTAGAAGCCAAAGAGTTCGCTGTCGATATGCGTAGAGAGGCGTGGGAATACATAAGCTCTTTTCAACAGTACGCTGCCGGCGCCCTGAGGGGCTATCCGGTCGACGAGGCGGTAACGGCTATGAAAGAAGCGGTCCAGCCCGCGCTCGAACAGCACGGCGATACTAACCGGAACGGGGAGCTCTACATTACCCGTAAATGGCTTGCCATAAGCACAGAGGCATAA
- the rpsI gene encoding 30S ribosomal protein S9: MAEINYYGTGRRKTSIARVWLRSGDGKVLINNREAGEYFPRESWMIHALEPLETTQTKGKYNVVVDVKGGGLTGQAGAVRHGLARALLQADESFKKSLKSAGQLRRDPRMVERKKYGLKKARKGQQFSKR; encoded by the coding sequence ATGGCTGAAATCAACTATTACGGAACCGGAAGAAGGAAAACTTCAATTGCGCGCGTTTGGCTGCGCTCTGGGGATGGCAAAGTCCTGATCAACAACCGTGAAGCGGGTGAGTATTTCCCCCGTGAATCCTGGATGATTCATGCCCTGGAGCCGCTTGAGACAACACAGACAAAGGGCAAGTATAACGTCGTAGTGGACGTCAAGGGCGGAGGTCTCACCGGTCAGGCGGGAGCCGTAAGACACGGTCTGGCGAGAGCGCTTCTTCAGGCGGACGAATCCTTCAAAAAATCGCTTAAGTCAGCGGGTCAGCTGAGAAGAGACCCGAGAATGGTGGAAAGAAAGAAGTACGGGCTCAAGAAGGCAAGAAAGGGACAGCAGTTCTCAAAGAGGTAA
- a CDS encoding inositol-3-phosphate synthase produces the protein MVSPEGKLGVLLPGMGGAVATTFIAGVEAIKRGLGKPIGSLTQLGRIRLGKRTEKKSPLIKEFIPLADLNDIVFGGWDIFPESCYDAAIKAGVLDKSLVDELKEPLQALKPMPAVFSRKYVKNLNGKHLKRGKTKKDLAEQLIEDIKRFKKESGARRLVMVWCGSTEVFIKPSAVHQSISSFEKGLKDNHKDIPPSMIYAYAAIQCGVPYANGAPNLSADVPALTELAKKKKVPISGKDFKTGQTLMKTILAPGLKSRMIGLRGWFSTNILGNRDGEVLDDPYSFKTKEESKLGVLEYLFQPDLHPDLYSDYYHKVRINYYPPRGDAKEAWDNIDIFGWLNYPMQIKVNFLCRDSILAAPIVLDLVLFLDLAKRTGFDGIQEWLSFYFKSPMHGKGLYPEHDVFIQLMKLKNTLRHIKGEELITHLGLDYYNLM, from the coding sequence ATTGTATCGCCCGAGGGTAAATTAGGGGTTTTGCTTCCGGGTATGGGCGGGGCCGTAGCCACAACATTCATTGCGGGCGTGGAGGCTATCAAAAGAGGCCTCGGGAAGCCCATAGGCTCACTGACTCAACTTGGAAGGATCAGGCTCGGAAAAAGGACTGAGAAGAAGTCCCCTCTGATCAAGGAATTCATACCCCTTGCCGATCTGAACGACATAGTATTCGGGGGATGGGACATTTTCCCCGAGAGCTGCTACGACGCCGCGATTAAAGCGGGTGTTCTTGATAAATCCCTGGTCGACGAATTGAAAGAGCCTCTTCAGGCTTTAAAGCCTATGCCCGCCGTTTTCAGCAGAAAATATGTCAAGAACCTGAACGGAAAACATTTAAAAAGGGGCAAGACAAAGAAGGACCTCGCCGAGCAGTTAATCGAAGACATAAAAAGGTTTAAAAAGGAAAGCGGGGCCAGGCGCCTTGTGATGGTATGGTGCGGAAGCACCGAGGTATTTATTAAACCTTCCGCAGTTCATCAATCTATAAGCTCGTTTGAAAAAGGTTTAAAAGATAACCACAAAGATATTCCTCCGAGCATGATTTACGCATACGCCGCAATACAGTGCGGGGTTCCCTACGCTAACGGCGCGCCGAACCTGTCGGCCGACGTGCCTGCGCTCACGGAGCTGGCAAAGAAAAAGAAGGTGCCGATCTCGGGAAAGGATTTTAAGACCGGGCAGACACTGATGAAGACCATACTCGCCCCCGGACTCAAGAGCAGGATGATAGGGCTTAGAGGATGGTTTTCAACCAACATACTGGGAAACCGGGACGGAGAGGTCCTGGACGACCCCTATTCATTCAAAACCAAGGAAGAAAGCAAGCTTGGGGTGCTTGAATATTTATTCCAGCCGGACCTGCACCCCGACCTATACTCCGATTACTACCATAAGGTAAGAATCAATTACTACCCTCCCAGGGGGGACGCCAAGGAAGCATGGGATAATATCGACATATTCGGATGGCTGAATTACCCGATGCAGATAAAGGTCAATTTCCTCTGCCGCGACAGCATACTCGCGGCCCCGATCGTTCTGGATCTGGTGCTTTTTCTGGACCTGGCAAAGAGGACGGGGTTTGACGGTATTCAGGAGTGGCTGTCATTTTACTTTAAAAGCCCCATGCACGGAAAAGGGCTCTACCCGGAACATGACGTCTTTATCCAATTGATGAAATTGAAGAATACACTCAGGCACATTAAGGGTGAGGAGCTAATCACACACCTGGGCCTGGATTACTACAATTTAATGTAA
- a CDS encoding heterodisulfide reductase-related iron-sulfur binding cluster: MRETAFSAFDDTDKPSREIIEDCVHCGFCLSACPTYLQTGNELDSPRGRIYLMKSASEGEIPLHGSLVKHLDMCLGCLACEPACPSGVRYGRLIEAGRSQIERRYERPFFEKLYRSLIFSIFPYPERLRVLLPFFYIYQKLGIRSLLGSSGVRAKLPLKLAQMEEMLPEVTSPVVRSALPRVIPARGERRHRVALLTGCVQSVFFAKTNEATVSVLTENGCEVVVPQNQGCCGALSVHSGRLSEGREFAKLLIEEFEGLEVDAIIVNSAGCGSTMKEYGEILREDAEFAGRAGEMSGRTRDIMEFLSEIGLAGGLKELNLKVTYQDACHLGHAQKIKDQPRDILKQIPGLELVELSESDLCCGSAGIYNLVEPEMSRRLLERKTGHLKNTGADILVAGNPGCLLQIQKGIKQHGLNIRTAHPVELLDWSYKGESGLP, from the coding sequence ATGCGGGAAACGGCATTCAGCGCTTTTGACGACACGGATAAACCGAGCCGGGAAATTATAGAAGACTGTGTTCACTGCGGGTTCTGTCTCTCGGCCTGCCCGACATATCTCCAAACGGGTAATGAGCTCGACTCCCCGAGGGGAAGAATTTACCTTATGAAGTCGGCGTCGGAGGGGGAAATCCCCCTTCACGGGTCCCTTGTCAAGCATCTCGACATGTGTCTCGGCTGCCTCGCCTGCGAGCCCGCGTGCCCCTCGGGGGTGCGTTACGGGAGACTCATAGAGGCGGGGAGGTCTCAGATTGAAAGGCGGTATGAAAGGCCTTTTTTCGAAAAGCTGTACCGTTCGTTAATTTTCTCCATATTCCCATATCCCGAAAGACTTAGAGTGCTGCTTCCTTTCTTTTATATCTACCAGAAGCTCGGCATAAGGTCGCTCCTGGGTAGCTCAGGGGTTAGGGCTAAATTACCCTTGAAGCTCGCGCAAATGGAAGAGATGCTTCCCGAAGTGACGTCCCCAGTCGTACGGTCGGCGCTACCTCGGGTCATACCTGCCAGAGGGGAGCGCCGCCACCGTGTGGCTCTACTTACCGGATGCGTGCAGAGCGTATTTTTCGCTAAGACGAACGAGGCGACTGTTAGTGTTTTAACCGAGAACGGATGCGAGGTCGTGGTGCCTCAAAACCAGGGCTGCTGCGGTGCGCTATCGGTTCACTCGGGAAGATTATCTGAAGGGAGAGAGTTCGCTAAACTTCTGATTGAGGAGTTTGAAGGCCTTGAGGTCGATGCGATAATCGTTAATTCCGCCGGCTGCGGCTCTACTATGAAAGAGTACGGGGAGATTCTCAGGGAGGACGCCGAATTTGCCGGGCGCGCCGGGGAAATGAGCGGCAGGACGAGAGACATCATGGAATTTCTGTCTGAAATCGGCCTTGCAGGTGGGCTTAAAGAGCTTAATTTAAAAGTTACATATCAGGACGCGTGTCATCTCGGGCACGCGCAGAAGATAAAAGATCAGCCCAGAGATATATTGAAACAGATTCCCGGACTAGAGTTAGTGGAGCTTTCGGAATCGGACCTCTGCTGCGGAAGCGCCGGTATATATAATCTCGTCGAGCCCGAAATGTCCCGGAGGCTTTTAGAGCGAAAGACGGGACACCTGAAAAATACGGGCGCGGATATTCTCGTTGCCGGTAATCCCGGCTGCCTGCTACAGATACAGAAGGGGATAAAGCAACACGGGCTTAATATCAGAACCGCGCACCCCGTCGAGCTACTGGACTGGTCTTATAAAGGCGAATCGGGCTTACCTTAG
- a CDS encoding FAD-linked oxidase C-terminal domain-containing protein — translation MIPVLKIMHVSPPESKLKSPDGKKRFGAKLLDILGPGGVISSADELIAYDSDALTGYRIKPEFVVLPENTGQVSRIMRLCYEENVPYVPRGAGTGLSGGALPAEKGVVISLSRMNKILEVDIPNERVVVEPGVVNLWVTNAVSSYGYYYAPDPSSQIVCTIGGNVAENSGGVHCLKYGVTTNHVLGVEMVLPDGEVIETGGKALDRPGYDITGLLVGSEGLLGIVTKITLRIIRKPESVKTLFASFDRVEDAGASVSGITARGVIPAGMEIMDNLCIRSVEEAVGAGYPTDAGSILLVELDGPVAEVEAHMPIVEEVLRKNNAIQIKVARDAKERELFWKGRKNAFPAMGRISSDYYVQDGVIPRSKLAEVLGNIGKLSEKYGLRVANVFHAGDGNLHPLVLYDSAKEGEPEKAHELAGKILEVCVDSGGSITGEHGVGHDKKRFLSLMFDENDLDTMNLVRCSFDSKGLCNPGKVFPTPRTCVEPGMKPYRENPIQKSGLGEMY, via the coding sequence ATGATTCCGGTACTTAAAATAATGCATGTTTCACCGCCTGAATCCAAATTAAAATCTCCGGACGGGAAAAAGAGATTCGGGGCCAAACTGCTGGACATACTGGGCCCGGGAGGCGTCATTTCGTCTGCGGATGAGCTGATAGCCTACGATAGCGACGCATTGACCGGATACAGGATCAAGCCCGAGTTTGTGGTATTGCCTGAAAATACAGGGCAGGTCTCGCGTATTATGAGACTTTGCTATGAGGAGAATGTTCCGTACGTCCCTCGCGGGGCCGGAACGGGGCTTTCCGGCGGCGCCCTTCCCGCCGAGAAAGGCGTAGTTATCTCGCTCTCGCGAATGAACAAAATTCTCGAGGTGGACATTCCTAACGAAAGGGTCGTTGTTGAACCCGGTGTTGTTAACCTGTGGGTCACGAACGCCGTAAGTTCCTATGGATATTACTACGCACCCGACCCCTCAAGCCAGATCGTATGCACCATAGGCGGCAATGTAGCCGAGAACTCGGGCGGTGTTCACTGCCTCAAATACGGGGTCACTACGAATCATGTGCTCGGCGTCGAGATGGTTCTTCCCGACGGCGAGGTCATAGAGACAGGCGGTAAAGCCCTTGACCGTCCGGGGTATGATATAACGGGTCTTCTCGTGGGCTCGGAAGGTCTCCTTGGGATAGTGACGAAGATTACACTCAGGATTATAAGAAAGCCCGAATCGGTTAAAACCCTGTTCGCCTCATTTGACCGGGTCGAGGACGCGGGCGCTTCCGTCTCGGGGATAACCGCAAGAGGAGTTATTCCCGCCGGTATGGAAATTATGGACAATCTCTGCATCCGTTCCGTAGAGGAGGCCGTAGGCGCGGGTTATCCGACGGATGCGGGCTCGATACTGCTCGTCGAGCTTGACGGCCCTGTTGCGGAGGTGGAAGCCCATATGCCTATAGTCGAGGAAGTACTCAGGAAAAATAACGCTATTCAGATAAAAGTAGCCAGGGACGCAAAAGAGAGAGAGCTCTTCTGGAAGGGCAGAAAGAACGCCTTTCCCGCAATGGGACGGATAAGCTCCGATTATTATGTTCAGGACGGCGTTATACCGAGAAGCAAGCTCGCCGAGGTGCTTGGCAATATAGGAAAGCTCAGCGAGAAATACGGCCTTAGAGTGGCGAACGTGTTCCATGCAGGCGACGGTAACCTTCACCCTCTGGTCTTATATGATTCCGCAAAGGAGGGCGAGCCTGAAAAGGCCCATGAGCTTGCGGGAAAAATTCTCGAAGTCTGTGTGGATTCGGGGGGGAGCATAACGGGGGAGCACGGTGTGGGTCATGATAAAAAGAGATTTTTGTCGCTTATGTTCGATGAAAACGATCTCGATACCATGAATCTGGTCAGATGCTCCTTTGATTCAAAGGGCCTGTGCAATCCCGGGAAGGTTTTTCCGACGCCGAGGACATGCGTTGAGCCGGGGATGAAGCCTTACAGAGAAAACCCGATTCAAAAATCGGGTCTGGGCGAGATGTACTGA
- the nhaA gene encoding Na+/H+ antiporter NhaA — MVVRSGRAVNAIREFLKLESASGIILVGAAVLALILNNSPLSNLYDLLLDTPVEVKIGALQLAKPLLLWINDGLMAIFFLLIGLEVKREILDGQLSSLSQVALPGIAAVGGMVVPALIYLLFNANNPEALNGWAIPAATDIAFALGILALLGSRVPISLKLFLLTLAIIDDLGAIVIIAIFYSGKLSLLSLLLAGIAVAVLIVMNLTGVKRIAAYVIVGVILWICVLKSGVHATLAGVVLAFCIPMRTEENEPCPLRDMEHSLHPWIAFGIMPIFAFANAGVSVEGMSFRTLFEPIPIGVALGLFIGKQIGVFGFSKLAVKFGLAKLPDDISWLSLYGTSILCGIGFTMSLFISTLAFDSGVADAGISARLGILVGSFLAAIAGYFVLSYSLKPESEELD; from the coding sequence ATGGTAGTAAGATCAGGCCGCGCTGTTAACGCAATCAGGGAGTTTTTGAAACTGGAGTCCGCAAGCGGGATAATACTCGTGGGGGCTGCAGTGCTCGCCCTTATTCTCAATAACTCTCCCCTCTCAAACCTGTATGACCTCCTGCTCGATACGCCTGTCGAGGTGAAGATAGGAGCCCTTCAACTCGCAAAACCCCTGCTCCTCTGGATAAACGACGGACTCATGGCCATCTTTTTCCTTCTTATCGGCCTTGAGGTGAAGCGAGAAATACTGGACGGCCAGCTTTCAAGCCTCTCGCAGGTGGCCCTCCCGGGAATAGCAGCGGTAGGCGGGATGGTCGTGCCCGCCCTCATATACCTTTTATTCAATGCCAATAATCCGGAAGCGCTTAACGGCTGGGCTATACCCGCCGCGACAGATATAGCTTTCGCGCTCGGGATTCTGGCCCTACTGGGCTCGCGGGTCCCGATCTCTCTAAAGCTTTTTCTGCTGACACTGGCAATTATCGACGACCTGGGCGCAATAGTAATCATAGCCATATTCTATTCGGGAAAACTCTCTCTCCTCTCTCTCTTGCTGGCGGGAATCGCGGTCGCGGTACTCATAGTTATGAATTTGACAGGTGTCAAAAGAATAGCCGCTTACGTTATAGTTGGAGTGATTCTATGGATCTGCGTATTAAAATCCGGCGTGCACGCGACTTTAGCAGGCGTTGTGCTCGCTTTTTGTATCCCTATGAGAACCGAAGAAAACGAACCCTGCCCGCTTCGTGATATGGAGCACTCGCTTCATCCATGGATAGCCTTCGGCATTATGCCGATTTTTGCTTTCGCCAACGCGGGCGTATCGGTTGAGGGAATGTCTTTCAGGACTCTATTCGAGCCGATCCCGATAGGGGTCGCGCTTGGCCTTTTTATCGGGAAGCAAATTGGCGTTTTCGGGTTTTCAAAACTCGCTGTCAAATTCGGGCTGGCGAAACTCCCCGACGATATTAGCTGGCTTTCCCTGTACGGAACCTCAATTCTATGCGGAATCGGCTTCACGATGAGCCTGTTCATAAGCACCCTTGCTTTTGATTCAGGCGTTGCGGACGCGGGAATTTCGGCGCGTCTGGGTATCCTTGTCGGTTCGTTTCTGGCGGCAATTGCAGGATACTTTGTTTTAAGTTATTCATTAAAACCCGAGTCCGAAGAACTTGATTAA
- a CDS encoding FAD-binding oxidoreductase — translation MPDSKIVTRLTEIVGQRNTLTRQDEIGAYQPEGARPKAVLFPANIEQVSEVLRFAASESLSVIPAGSGTKLNLGNITEGADIVLSTKNLNRIIEHGASDLVATAECGTLLSEFQSRLREQNQFLPVDPPHLLSGATLGGIIASNDSGPLRLGYGTMRELLIGLKVVRADGTVFKGGSKVVKNVAGYDLPKLFVGSLGTLGIIAEATFRLYPIPESSRTCLVSFDNLDNSHESVMSLLKSDLVISSLEHLSPALASALGERAGIDVKGNSYTLAVRVMNVEKAVRDQMKTILDLCSKAGGSGVMVEGEKEEKLWEEIREFTSRLSGPGGTVARANVLITDVPGVFRLLEGFPERSGIEVYSSARAGNGVVAVSMDGEREALVSSLKELRIFSEERGGSLVIWAADSNVKKRVGVWGNIGTSLGIMKRIKRNFDPENILNPGRLV, via the coding sequence ATGCCTGATTCAAAAATAGTGACACGATTGACGGAAATAGTAGGCCAGAGAAATACCCTTACACGTCAGGACGAGATTGGAGCTTATCAACCCGAGGGCGCCAGGCCGAAAGCAGTTCTGTTCCCCGCTAATATTGAGCAGGTCTCGGAGGTGCTGAGATTTGCCGCAAGTGAATCCCTATCTGTAATACCGGCGGGCTCGGGCACGAAACTGAATTTGGGAAATATCACCGAGGGCGCCGATATTGTGCTCTCCACGAAGAATCTTAACCGTATCATAGAGCACGGGGCGTCAGACCTCGTTGCGACGGCTGAGTGCGGGACTCTCCTTTCCGAGTTTCAGTCCCGCCTGAGAGAACAAAACCAGTTCCTCCCGGTTGATCCCCCTCATCTGCTGTCGGGCGCAACTCTTGGCGGCATCATAGCCTCTAATGACAGCGGCCCGCTCAGACTCGGATACGGGACCATGAGAGAGCTTCTTATAGGCCTGAAAGTCGTCCGGGCAGACGGAACGGTTTTCAAAGGCGGCTCCAAGGTGGTAAAAAACGTTGCCGGCTACGATCTGCCCAAGCTGTTCGTAGGCTCTTTAGGGACTCTGGGGATAATTGCGGAGGCGACATTCAGGCTCTATCCGATCCCGGAGTCATCCAGAACGTGCCTCGTAAGTTTTGATAACCTCGATAACAGCCATGAGTCCGTTATGTCTCTTCTTAAATCCGACCTGGTTATTTCCTCGCTCGAGCATTTAAGCCCCGCCCTCGCAAGCGCGCTCGGCGAAAGGGCCGGGATCGATGTTAAGGGGAATAGTTATACGCTTGCCGTGAGGGTCATGAATGTGGAAAAGGCGGTCCGGGACCAGATGAAGACAATACTCGATCTCTGTAGTAAGGCCGGGGGCTCGGGTGTCATGGTTGAAGGTGAAAAGGAAGAAAAACTCTGGGAAGAGATAAGGGAATTTACCTCAAGGCTCTCGGGTCCGGGGGGAACAGTCGCCAGGGCGAATGTTCTCATAACTGATGTGCCCGGAGTCTTTCGACTGCTTGAAGGTTTCCCGGAACGCTCGGGAATAGAGGTTTACTCATCGGCGAGGGCGGGAAACGGGGTTGTTGCGGTGTCAATGGACGGGGAGAGGGAAGCCCTGGTCAGCTCGTTAAAAGAACTCCGAATTTTTTCGGAAGAAAGGGGCGGAAGTCTCGTGATTTGGGCGGCTGATTCCAATGTGAAAAAAAGGGTAGGCGTGTGGGGTAATATCGGCACGTCCCTGGGCATCATGAAAAGAATTAAACGTAATTTCGATCCGGAAAATATTCTCAATCCGGGGAGACTTGTCTAG
- a CDS encoding DUF1461 domain-containing protein: protein MRILNKLKGIALFISLLYLTFYIPMSLTFYMPQWMKINCGWHDRCDKIGYDDAYRGIEELTAYFRHQGEGLLHFWTWKEKTHLEEVRGIFDKLLIGGLAAAVLIFLTFDRRRASRYALANAIIILFLLVVLPFFGTFWKDIFHPLIFKNDLWMNNKYDLSFYIMPRRFFMYTVALLIALCFGINMAIWALLRRGSK from the coding sequence ATGAGAATTCTTAATAAACTTAAGGGAATAGCACTTTTCATCTCTCTGCTCTATCTAACATTCTATATACCTATGTCGCTGACTTTTTACATGCCCCAATGGATGAAGATTAACTGCGGATGGCATGACCGCTGCGACAAAATCGGATATGACGACGCCTACAGGGGAATTGAAGAGCTTACAGCCTATTTCCGGCACCAGGGGGAGGGACTTCTACACTTTTGGACCTGGAAGGAAAAGACGCATCTCGAGGAAGTGCGCGGAATATTCGACAAGCTGCTGATCGGAGGGCTTGCCGCTGCCGTTCTGATTTTCCTCACATTTGATCGCAGACGCGCGTCCCGCTACGCGCTGGCGAACGCAATAATAATTCTCTTCCTTTTGGTCGTGCTCCCGTTCTTCGGTACTTTCTGGAAGGACATTTTCCACCCGCTCATCTTTAAAAACGACCTGTGGATGAATAACAAGTACGATCTTTCGTTCTACATTATGCCCCGCAGGTTTTTCATGTATACGGTAGCGCTTCTTATCGCGCTCTGTTTCGGCATAAACATGGCTATATGGGCGCTGTTGCGCAGAGGATCAAAATGA
- a CDS encoding DUF3891 family protein yields MIRREYNNGWILITQYDHAVLAGSIMSNWGNERFSRPEPLDEVLFAVREHDCGWKSWDSSPKINPENGYPANFMEMEPEDQSGIWSSSYESHSKSHPYASSLIALHFARFNQKILSREPSNDAANNLKREINEFVADNLDTAASGLKPNGIPEQVKINLRIVQIGDIISLSLCHGWDSMKIAAAPINYKGETVDLKLESKDGFNYVISPYPFSKPLISCRIMGKRLDRKSFASDRELRRYLESARTESLDFTIRKG; encoded by the coding sequence ATGATTCGAAGAGAATATAATAACGGGTGGATTCTGATTACGCAGTACGATCACGCGGTCCTCGCCGGTAGCATTATGTCGAATTGGGGAAACGAGCGGTTTTCCCGCCCCGAGCCTCTTGATGAAGTGCTCTTTGCCGTCCGCGAGCACGACTGCGGATGGAAGAGCTGGGACTCCAGTCCGAAAATCAATCCCGAAAACGGTTATCCCGCTAACTTCATGGAAATGGAGCCCGAAGATCAGTCCGGGATATGGAGCAGCTCTTACGAGTCCCACTCCAAGAGCCACCCGTATGCCTCTTCATTGATTGCGCTCCATTTTGCCAGATTTAACCAGAAAATTTTGAGCAGGGAACCGTCAAACGATGCAGCCAATAATCTTAAGCGCGAGATAAATGAGTTTGTCGCTGATAACCTCGACACTGCTGCGTCAGGCCTGAAGCCAAACGGGATACCCGAGCAAGTGAAAATAAACCTCAGAATAGTTCAGATAGGCGATATTATTTCCCTCAGTCTGTGTCACGGCTGGGACTCTATGAAAATAGCCGCTGCCCCTATAAACTATAAAGGTGAAACCGTAGACCTGAAACTGGAATCCAAGGACGGGTTTAACTATGTTATCTCTCCTTACCCGTTTTCAAAGCCTCTTATCAGCTGCCGGATTATGGGAAAGAGGCTCGACCGGAAATCCTTCGCGAGCGATAGGGAATTAAGACGTTATCTGGAAAGCGCCCGGACCGAATCCCTTGATTTCACCATAAGAAAAGGCTAA
- the rplM gene encoding 50S ribosomal protein L13, with the protein MKTYMARSEDIEKKWYLIDGEGKTVGRVATKIAALLRGKEKPQFTPHADTGDFVIIVNADKLNFTGKKWEQKKYYWHTGYPGGIKSITAEDLAKKHPEDIIKKAVWGMLPKNKWQKKLIARLKIYTGNEHPHSPQKPEALEV; encoded by the coding sequence ATGAAGACTTACATGGCCAGAAGTGAAGATATTGAGAAAAAATGGTACCTTATCGACGGAGAAGGTAAAACAGTCGGACGGGTCGCCACAAAAATCGCCGCTTTATTGAGAGGCAAAGAGAAGCCTCAGTTCACCCCACATGCCGATACCGGGGATTTCGTCATAATTGTAAACGCCGATAAATTAAATTTCACCGGCAAAAAATGGGAGCAGAAAAAATATTACTGGCACACGGGCTATCCGGGGGGGATAAAATCCATAACCGCCGAGGACCTGGCCAAGAAACATCCTGAAGATATTATTAAAAAAGCTGTCTGGGGCATGCTTCCCAAGAATAAATGGCAGAAAAAATTGATTGCCAGATTAAAGATTTACACCGGGAACGAGCATCCGCACTCACCTCAAAAGCCTGAAGCACTGGAGGTCTAA